In Pseudoxanthomonas sp. SE1, the genomic stretch CCTGGGCAAGCGTGCCGTGCTGGATCGCCTGGCCCGCCGCGTGCTGGCACAGCAGCGGGACGCAAACGGCGAACCTGCGCCGGGCGATCGCAGCTCGCGCCTGATCGACGCGGGTACGCATCCGGATCTGCAGGTCATCTCATTTGTCGCCACCAAGGACGGCAGCAAGCTGCGCACCGAGATCGTGATCGACCAGATCCGCGAGGTGTCGCAGAAACTGGCGCTGACGCCGCAGTACGGCGGTGCGCAGGTGGCGCTGATCGATCCGGCCGATGCGATCAATCGCTCGGCCTGCAACGCCCTGTTGAAGACACTGGAAGAGCCGGCGCCGGAGCGCTACCTGTGGCTGGTCAGCGCGCAGCCCGCACGCCTGCCGGCCACCATCCGCAGCCGCTGCCAGCGCATCGAATTCCGGCTGCCTCCGCGTGACGAAGCGCTGGCGTGGCTGCAGTCGCAAGGCCACGCTGCCGCCGATGCGGCACGCGCACTGGACGCGGCACGCGGCCATCCCGGCTTGGCAGACGATTGGCTGCGCAACGACGGGCTGGCCCTGCGCGAGGCGGTGGCGCGCGATCTGCAGCGGCTGGAGCAGGGCGAGATCGGTGTGGTGGAAACCGCACAGCGCTGGGCCAACGACGAACTGGCGGATGCGCGCCTGCGCCATGCGGCAGACCTGGCGCTGGAACAGGCGGGAAGTGCCGGCTTGACCGATCCGGCCCGATTGAACAAGCTGGCCACCTGGTTCGATGCCGCCAACCGCACCCGCGACCTGTTGCGGACCACGGTGCGCGGCGATCTGGCCATGGTGGAACTGCTGCTGGCCTGGGCCGGCAGCGACCGCGGTCGCGCTGTCGGGGCGCGGCGCGGATGACCGATACGCACGGAGACGGGGAATGAATGCAGCAGGTGGACGGCAGGGCATCCTGTCGCTGGCAGTGAAAGACAAGGCCGCGCTGTACAACGCCTACATGCCGTTCGTGAAAGGCGGCGGCATCTTCGTGCCCACGCCCAAGCGTTATTTCCTCGGCGATGAGGTCTTCCTGCTGCTCACGCTGCCGGAATCCAGCGATCGTCTGCCTGTCGCCGGCAAGGTGGTGTGGGTGACGCCCATCGGCGCGCAGGGCAACCGCGCCGCCGGCATCGGCGTGCAGTTCGCCGAGAACAGTGAAGGCGAAGCCATCAAGAACCGCATCGAAACGATGCTGGCAGGCAGCCTCGGCGGCGAGAAGCCCACCCACACGATGTAAGCCGGAACGCGGCACGCTTCCGCACGATCCTGCAACGCGGCGTCGTTGGCGGCACGTACGGGTGTGGGCCGAACATGGCCCTGACGTCAAGCATCATCGGAACAGGTCCGGAGCGCCCGCCCACGGGGACGGTGTCGGTTCCA encodes the following:
- a CDS encoding DNA polymerase III subunit delta': MSTLAATGAFSPWQQRAYDHAVAALASGRLGHGLLVCGPAGLGKRAVLDRLARRVLAQQRDANGEPAPGDRSSRLIDAGTHPDLQVISFVATKDGSKLRTEIVIDQIREVSQKLALTPQYGGAQVALIDPADAINRSACNALLKTLEEPAPERYLWLVSAQPARLPATIRSRCQRIEFRLPPRDEALAWLQSQGHAAADAARALDAARGHPGLADDWLRNDGLALREAVARDLQRLEQGEIGVVETAQRWANDELADARLRHAADLALEQAGSAGLTDPARLNKLATWFDAANRTRDLLRTTVRGDLAMVELLLAWAGSDRGRAVGARRG
- a CDS encoding PilZ domain-containing protein; its protein translation is MNAAGGRQGILSLAVKDKAALYNAYMPFVKGGGIFVPTPKRYFLGDEVFLLLTLPESSDRLPVAGKVVWVTPIGAQGNRAAGIGVQFAENSEGEAIKNRIETMLAGSLGGEKPTHTM